Proteins encoded by one window of Deltaproteobacteria bacterium:
- the uvrA gene encoding excinuclease ABC subunit UvrA: MDRIVIKGARVHNLKSIDLEIPRDRLVVITGVSGSGKSSLAFDTIYAEGQRRYVESLSVYARQFLEQMDKPDVESIEGLSPAISIEQKTTSRNPRSTVGTVTEVYDYLRLLFARIGKPHCFNCGRPITSQTIQEMADRVAALPQGTKFVLLSPIVRGRKGEYRKELESLRKDGYTKARIDGEARDLEDVVVLDKRKKHSIDVIIDRLVIKEGILRRLTDSLEAASRLSGGLVKVEVVGGKELLFNEKLSCAQCGISYPEISPTTFSFNSPYGACPECKGLGEKFYFDPELVIPDAELSIRDGAIAPWSRSGGKKAASWYLNMLSSLARHYKFSLDAPVKKLQPRIREIILNGSGEEEIEFRHEGEKSKYAYTAPFEGVLANLERRYRETDSEDVREDLERFMNSQPCPVCEGSRLKKEALFVKVGNRSIRDIAAMSIKEALEFFKALRLTAFEQEIARRILKEIGERLGFLSKVGLDYISLDRPAATLSGGEGQRIRLATQIGSSLVGVLYILDEPSIGLHQRDNRRLLEALKRLRDMGNSVIVVEHDEETMNDADHIIDMGPGAGLSGGRIVAQGTFDEIAANESSLTGKYLSGSLRIPVPEKRKMPDKRFLTLKGAKANNLKDLNVRFPLGLMTCVTGVSGSGKSTLVVDTLYRNLARKLYDSKERAGEAAAIAGLEHIDKVVDIDQTPIGRTPRSNPATYTGLFTPIRDLFSQLPEAKVRGYSPGRFSFNVKGGRCESCKGDGLIKVEMHFLPDVYVTCDACGGERYNRDTLEIRYKGRNISECLDLSVAEALVFFENIPQVREKLKTLNDVGLGYIKLGQASTTLSGGEAQRIKLARELSRRATGKTLYILDEPTTGLHFADIHKLLDVLKSLRDAGNTIIIIEHNLDVIKSADYIIDLGPEGGDQGGEIVAEGTPEHVAGVKGSHTGAYLRGILGQKGLAHLR, translated from the coding sequence ATGGACAGGATAGTAATAAAGGGCGCGAGGGTACACAACCTCAAGTCCATAGACCTTGAGATACCGAGAGACAGGCTCGTCGTCATAACAGGCGTTTCAGGTTCCGGCAAATCCTCCCTGGCCTTTGACACCATATACGCCGAAGGGCAGAGGAGGTACGTCGAGAGCCTCTCCGTCTACGCCAGGCAATTCCTCGAGCAGATGGACAAGCCTGACGTTGAGTCCATTGAAGGGCTTTCGCCCGCCATATCGATAGAGCAGAAGACCACCTCCCGGAACCCGCGCTCGACTGTCGGAACCGTCACGGAAGTCTATGACTACCTCCGCCTCCTCTTTGCCAGGATAGGGAAACCTCACTGCTTCAACTGCGGCCGCCCCATCACCTCCCAGACCATACAGGAGATGGCCGACAGGGTGGCCGCGCTTCCCCAAGGCACGAAGTTTGTCCTCCTCTCCCCGATAGTCCGGGGCCGCAAGGGAGAATACAGGAAGGAGCTCGAATCCCTGAGGAAGGACGGCTACACCAAGGCCAGGATTGACGGCGAGGCGCGCGACCTCGAGGACGTGGTAGTCCTCGATAAAAGGAAGAAGCACTCGATAGACGTTATCATAGACAGGCTTGTCATAAAGGAGGGGATACTGAGGAGGCTTACCGACTCGCTTGAGGCCGCCTCTCGGCTCTCGGGCGGGCTCGTCAAGGTCGAGGTAGTGGGCGGAAAGGAGCTCTTATTTAACGAGAAGCTCTCCTGCGCGCAGTGCGGCATAAGCTACCCCGAGATAAGCCCCACCACATTTTCATTCAACAGCCCCTACGGGGCCTGCCCTGAGTGCAAGGGTCTCGGCGAGAAGTTTTATTTTGACCCTGAGCTCGTCATACCGGATGCGGAGCTATCGATACGCGATGGAGCCATAGCGCCCTGGAGCAGGTCCGGAGGAAAGAAGGCGGCTTCCTGGTACCTCAACATGCTCTCCTCCCTTGCGAGGCACTATAAGTTCAGCCTGGATGCGCCGGTCAAGAAGCTCCAGCCGAGGATCCGGGAGATAATACTTAACGGCTCCGGAGAAGAGGAGATCGAGTTCAGGCACGAGGGCGAGAAGAGCAAGTACGCCTACACGGCCCCCTTCGAGGGCGTGCTCGCGAATCTCGAAAGGCGCTATCGCGAGACCGACTCCGAGGACGTCCGGGAGGATCTCGAACGGTTCATGAACTCACAACCCTGCCCCGTATGCGAAGGGTCGAGGCTCAAGAAAGAGGCGCTTTTCGTAAAGGTAGGTAATAGATCCATCCGCGATATCGCCGCAATGTCCATAAAGGAGGCGCTGGAGTTCTTCAAGGCCTTGAGGCTTACAGCTTTCGAGCAGGAGATAGCGCGGAGGATCCTTAAGGAGATAGGCGAAAGGCTCGGCTTCCTCTCGAAAGTAGGGCTCGACTATATCTCCCTCGACAGGCCTGCCGCGACCCTTTCGGGGGGCGAAGGGCAGAGGATACGGCTCGCAACCCAGATAGGGAGCTCGCTCGTGGGCGTCCTCTACATACTCGACGAGCCTTCGATAGGGCTCCACCAGAGGGACAACAGGCGCCTGCTTGAGGCGCTAAAAAGGCTCAGGGACATGGGTAACTCGGTCATAGTGGTAGAGCACGACGAGGAGACCATGAACGATGCCGACCACATAATCGACATGGGCCCCGGGGCCGGGCTCTCGGGCGGACGCATAGTGGCCCAGGGGACATTCGATGAGATAGCCGCGAATGAAAGCTCGCTTACCGGCAAGTACCTCTCCGGCTCTTTAAGGATACCTGTGCCGGAGAAGAGGAAAATGCCTGACAAGAGGTTCCTTACATTAAAGGGGGCGAAGGCCAATAACCTCAAAGACCTTAACGTCCGGTTCCCGCTCGGGCTTATGACCTGCGTAACCGGGGTCTCGGGCTCGGGTAAAAGCACGCTCGTGGTGGATACGCTTTATAGAAATCTCGCGAGGAAGCTCTACGACTCGAAGGAGCGGGCCGGAGAGGCGGCAGCAATCGCCGGGCTTGAGCACATAGACAAGGTCGTGGATATAGACCAGACGCCCATAGGCCGGACGCCGCGCTCGAACCCGGCCACCTACACCGGCCTCTTTACGCCCATAAGGGACCTCTTCAGCCAGCTCCCGGAGGCCAAGGTCAGGGGCTACAGCCCCGGCAGGTTCAGCTTCAACGTGAAGGGCGGCAGGTGCGAGTCCTGCAAGGGCGACGGCCTTATAAAGGTCGAGATGCATTTCCTTCCCGACGTATACGTCACCTGCGACGCGTGCGGCGGGGAGAGGTATAACCGCGATACTTTGGAGATAAGATATAAGGGCAGGAACATCTCCGAGTGTCTTGACCTCTCGGTAGCCGAGGCCCTCGTCTTCTTTGAGAACATCCCCCAGGTCAGGGAAAAACTCAAGACCTTGAACGACGTGGGGCTCGGCTACATAAAGCTCGGCCAGGCCTCGACGACCCTCTCCGGCGGAGAGGCGCAGAGGATAAAGCTTGCGAGGGAGCTTTCGAGGAGGGCCACGGGGAAGACGCTTTACATACTCGACGAGCCCACGACAGGCCTCCACTTCGCTGACATACACAAGCTCCTCGATGTGCTGAAAAGCCTCCGCGACGCGGGTAACACCATCATCATAATCGAGCACAACCTCGATGTCATAAAATCAGCCGACTACATAATAGACCTCGGCCCAGAGGGCGGCGACCAGGGGGGCGAGATAGTTGCCGAAGGCACGCCCGAGCACGTCGCGGGGGTCAAGGGCTCGCATACCGGGGCATACCTCAGGGGCATCCTGGGGCAAAAGGGACTCGCCCATCTTCGATAG
- a CDS encoding type I restriction enzyme HsdR N-terminal domain-containing protein has translation MPVDISRGLKKYVPIFQQAYEQNINEAETSLRVGKFLEEVLGYDVFQDITKEHTVKDRFVDYAIKLNGKVAFFIEIKQAGIELREKHIEQASNYAANAGVSWVALTNGRSWQLYHLTFDDGIQSDLILSADILAGDLKDASSKISLLHKKCVLKGEHEDFYAKIKVLSPKSVIQAVFQENTLRMIRGHLKKMTGITVDEEDLVASIKQMLSAEVWKDIGAVKVKRQRKATRQRKQQEEQPAVTGFATSPLPESTAATEAECAEKGGSLSKV, from the coding sequence ATGCCTGTAGACATCTCTCGCGGCCTGAAGAAATATGTCCCGATCTTCCAACAAGCCTATGAACAGAATATCAACGAAGCTGAAACATCTCTAAGGGTCGGGAAATTCCTTGAGGAGGTTCTCGGCTATGATGTATTTCAGGATATAACAAAGGAACATACAGTTAAGGACCGGTTCGTGGACTACGCGATCAAGCTGAATGGCAAGGTCGCTTTTTTTATTGAGATCAAGCAGGCGGGCATTGAGTTGAGGGAAAAGCACATCGAGCAGGCAAGTAATTATGCGGCAAACGCAGGCGTATCATGGGTGGCGCTTACGAACGGAAGGTCTTGGCAGCTGTATCATTTGACTTTTGACGATGGCATTCAGAGCGACCTCATCCTTTCCGCAGATATACTGGCCGGGGATTTAAAAGACGCATCCTCAAAAATATCTCTTCTTCACAAAAAATGCGTTCTCAAAGGCGAGCATGAAGACTTTTACGCCAAAATAAAGGTATTGTCTCCCAAAAGCGTTATCCAAGCTGTGTTTCAGGAAAATACTCTCAGGATGATCCGCGGACATCTCAAAAAGATGACCGGGATAACAGTGGATGAGGAGGACTTGGTAGCCAGCATCAAACAAATGCTTTCGGCCGAAGTCTGGAAAGACATAGGAGCTGTAAAGGTAAAGAGGCAACGTAAGGCAACTCGGCAGAGGAAGCAACAGGAGGAACAGCCTGCGGTGACAGGGTTTGCGACAAGCCCGCTACCTGAATCGACAGCAGCAACAGAAGCAGAGTGCGCTGAAAAGGGAGGGAGTTTATCTAAGGTGTAG
- a CDS encoding three-Cys-motif partner protein TcmP, whose amino-acid sequence MGKTSRIKFDEIGHWSEIKLDIVRRYAEEFSKILAAQEKVNFHHVYIDAFSGRGMHVSRTTGELVDGSPVLALNVVPPFREYHFIDLDGEKVAALKKTVGHRADVFISEGDCNAVLLKDVFPKVRYEDYRRGLCLLDPYGLHLNWEVIARAGEMQSVEIFLNFPVADMNRNVLWKNPEGVDPADIERMNAFWGDDSWRKIAYTTDGNLFGFEEKADNETIADAFRQRLKKVAGFKYVPKPLAMKNSNNAVVYYLFFASQNSTGEKIASYIFNKYRK is encoded by the coding sequence TTGGGAAAAACTTCTCGAATTAAATTCGACGAAATCGGGCACTGGTCAGAAATTAAGCTCGATATCGTAAGGCGCTATGCCGAAGAATTCTCCAAAATTCTGGCTGCCCAGGAGAAGGTGAATTTTCACCACGTTTATATAGACGCTTTTTCTGGTCGAGGTATGCATGTTTCGAGAACCACTGGAGAGCTCGTAGATGGAAGCCCCGTGCTGGCTCTTAACGTCGTCCCTCCTTTCCGTGAATATCACTTCATAGACCTTGATGGTGAGAAAGTCGCGGCATTGAAGAAAACGGTCGGTCACCGGGCGGATGTCTTTATCTCTGAAGGAGATTGCAATGCGGTTCTGCTGAAGGACGTTTTTCCCAAAGTCCGATATGAAGATTATCGCCGGGGCCTTTGCCTCCTGGATCCCTATGGCCTTCATCTTAACTGGGAGGTAATAGCCAGGGCGGGAGAAATGCAAAGCGTAGAGATATTCTTAAACTTCCCTGTTGCCGATATGAATCGTAATGTGTTATGGAAAAACCCAGAGGGCGTCGACCCGGCGGATATAGAGCGCATGAATGCCTTCTGGGGGGATGACTCTTGGAGAAAAATAGCGTATACTACTGATGGAAACTTATTTGGGTTTGAGGAAAAGGCCGATAACGAAACCATTGCTGACGCTTTCCGGCAACGACTCAAGAAAGTGGCGGGTTTTAAATACGTTCCCAAGCCCCTTGCAATGAAAAACTCGAATAACGCCGTAGTATATTACCTGTTTTTCGCCTCGCAAAACAGCACTGGCGAAAAGATCGCAAGCTATATTTTCAATAAATATCGTAAATAG
- the pdxA gene encoding 4-hydroxythreonine-4-phosphate dehydrogenase PdxA, with protein MKPNIAITMGDPAGVGPELALKALGDKRVRALCNPIIVGDAGLLAHLAKKLGLKAPRESELVGVSRLDLKKLKPGKPAKAAGEAFISYIEEAVFMTAIGDADAMVTCPISKEAAKLAGFQFPGHTEFIAELTNTDDFVMMLGGRDLKVALVTIHEALKNVPRLVTGKAVLKALRVMHRAFTRDFGIKNPRIAVCGLNPHAGEGGIFGDEEKRTIMPAVAKARKEGINALGPLPADTVFYRAVRKKEFDCVLAMYHDQGLGPLKLMHFEDGVNATLGLPIIRTSVDHGTAYDIAWKGVASHGSLRAAIEMAVQMALNRGSLRKRREKAAKK; from the coding sequence ATGAAACCCAACATAGCCATAACAATGGGCGACCCTGCAGGGGTCGGCCCCGAGCTCGCACTCAAGGCCCTCGGAGATAAAAGGGTCAGGGCGCTCTGCAACCCGATCATCGTCGGGGATGCCGGGCTCCTAGCCCATCTTGCCAAAAAGCTCGGGTTGAAGGCGCCGCGCGAAAGCGAGCTCGTCGGAGTTTCAAGGCTGGACCTTAAGAAGCTTAAGCCCGGGAAGCCAGCGAAAGCCGCCGGAGAGGCGTTCATAAGCTACATAGAAGAGGCGGTATTCATGACCGCCATAGGCGACGCGGACGCGATGGTGACCTGCCCCATAAGCAAGGAGGCCGCGAAGCTCGCAGGCTTCCAATTCCCGGGGCATACGGAGTTCATAGCGGAGCTTACGAATACGGACGATTTCGTGATGATGCTCGGGGGTCGCGACCTCAAGGTCGCGCTCGTGACCATACACGAGGCCCTTAAAAATGTGCCCCGCCTCGTGACCGGGAAAGCGGTCTTGAAGGCCCTCCGCGTAATGCACCGGGCCTTTACGCGGGACTTCGGCATCAAGAACCCGAGGATAGCGGTTTGCGGCCTTAACCCGCATGCGGGCGAGGGCGGCATTTTCGGGGATGAGGAGAAAAGGACAATAATGCCCGCGGTCGCGAAGGCCAGGAAAGAGGGCATAAACGCGCTGGGGCCGCTTCCGGCTGATACGGTCTTTTACAGGGCCGTGAGAAAAAAGGAGTTCGACTGCGTCCTTGCCATGTACCATGACCAGGGGCTCGGGCCGCTTAAGCTCATGCACTTCGAAGACGGGGTGAACGCAACCCTCGGCCTTCCCATAATAAGGACTTCCGTAGACCACGGCACGGCTTATGATATCGCGTGGAAGGGTGTTGCAAGCCACGGTAGTTTAAGAGCGGCAATAGAGATGGCCGTTCAGATGGCCTTGAACAGAGGTTCTCTTAGAAAGAGAAGAGAGAAGGCCGCCAAGAAGTAG
- a CDS encoding phage Gp37/Gp68 family protein yields MAVNSSIEWTESTWNPVTGCSKISPGCKNCYAERMAKRLQAMGQLNYSKGFTVSMHEHVLDYPLKWRKPQLIFVNSMGDLFHKSVSDNFILSVFDVMKRADWHIYQVLTKRSDRLAQLAPRLPWASHIWMGVSIENEDYIYRANHLRQTSAHVKFLSVEPLLGPVKRLNLKGIDWVIAGGESGPGARYIDPSWVINVRDKCQKMGVPFFFKQWGGIWKKKTGRQLEGRTWDEMPTVVGL; encoded by the coding sequence ATGGCAGTTAATTCTTCGATAGAATGGACCGAATCTACTTGGAACCCTGTTACAGGGTGTTCCAAAATAAGTCCCGGTTGTAAAAACTGCTATGCCGAGCGCATGGCCAAGCGTCTTCAGGCTATGGGTCAGCTCAACTACTCCAAAGGATTCACCGTTTCTATGCACGAGCATGTTCTCGATTACCCTCTTAAATGGAGAAAGCCGCAACTTATTTTCGTTAATTCTATGGGAGACCTTTTCCATAAAAGTGTAAGCGATAACTTTATTCTCTCCGTTTTCGATGTAATGAAGCGCGCCGATTGGCATATCTATCAGGTCCTCACGAAAAGATCAGACCGCTTGGCGCAGCTCGCCCCTCGATTACCATGGGCATCTCATATATGGATGGGAGTTAGCATTGAAAACGAGGATTATATTTATCGAGCGAATCACCTTCGCCAAACGTCTGCTCACGTAAAGTTTCTCTCCGTCGAGCCACTACTCGGCCCGGTAAAACGCCTGAATCTGAAAGGTATAGACTGGGTTATCGCGGGGGGGGAGTCAGGGCCAGGGGCTCGATATATTGACCCGTCCTGGGTTATTAATGTTCGTGATAAATGCCAGAAAATGGGTGTTCCTTTCTTTTTTAAACAGTGGGGTGGCATTTGGAAAAAGAAAACAGGCCGACAGCTTGAAGGGCGGACCTGGGATGAAATGCCTACCGTAGTCGGCCTGTAA
- a CDS encoding phosphomannomutase/phosphoglucomutase, whose product MSDAIFREYDIRGTWGKDLTAEVAELLGRAYAIYAQRRGAKIGPDFRITVGRDVRTSSKPIRDALVRGLTQSGVNVIDIGECPTPLQYFSMHTLNVGGGIMITGSHNPPEYNGFKVSVGKETIHGSEIQAMKKIIKEEVLGKPPVETVPGIVEVHDIIPSYIEYVAGSFNIPELPKRMRIVLDSGNGTAGPVAPKLLKRLGFDVIELYSEPDGSFPNHHPDPTVMDNLLDLIETIRRTGAEFGVAYDGDADRIGMVDEKGSVIWGDKLMVVLSQSILKEKPGATIVGEVKCSQVMYDEIARMGGKPVMWKTGHSLIKAKMKELGAAMAGEMSGHIFFADRWFGFDDAIYASCRVAEIAARERAANPAFRFSSMLAGLPETVVTPEIRIDCPDELKFLIIEKLEKAIGRGSDDFRVKDIIKIDGLRVNFEGGWALVRASNTQPVLVLRFEATDQEKLDKAKAFIKERLEAEMPDGRVELEA is encoded by the coding sequence ATTTCTGACGCGATATTCAGGGAGTACGACATAAGAGGCACATGGGGGAAGGACCTTACGGCCGAGGTCGCGGAGCTACTGGGCAGGGCGTATGCCATTTACGCCCAAAGGCGGGGCGCGAAGATAGGCCCGGACTTTAGAATTACAGTCGGAAGGGACGTAAGGACGAGCTCCAAACCCATACGGGACGCCCTTGTAAGGGGACTTACGCAGAGCGGCGTAAACGTCATCGACATAGGCGAGTGCCCCACGCCGCTTCAGTATTTCTCCATGCATACGCTCAATGTGGGCGGCGGGATAATGATAACCGGAAGCCACAACCCCCCGGAGTATAACGGCTTCAAGGTGAGCGTCGGAAAAGAGACCATACACGGCTCAGAGATTCAGGCCATGAAGAAGATAATAAAGGAAGAGGTCCTCGGAAAGCCGCCGGTTGAGACTGTTCCCGGCATAGTCGAGGTCCATGACATAATCCCGAGCTATATAGAGTACGTCGCGGGCTCCTTCAATATACCGGAGCTCCCCAAACGCATGAGGATAGTCCTCGACTCAGGGAACGGCACCGCGGGCCCGGTCGCCCCGAAGCTCCTTAAGAGGCTCGGCTTCGACGTGATCGAGCTCTATAGCGAGCCTGACGGCTCTTTTCCCAACCACCACCCGGACCCGACCGTAATGGATAACCTCCTCGACCTTATCGAGACGATAAGGAGGACCGGGGCCGAGTTCGGGGTCGCCTACGACGGCGACGCGGACAGGATAGGCATGGTCGACGAAAAGGGCTCGGTCATCTGGGGCGATAAGCTCATGGTGGTCCTCTCGCAATCCATCCTCAAGGAAAAGCCCGGCGCTACCATCGTGGGCGAGGTCAAGTGCTCCCAGGTCATGTACGACGAGATAGCCCGTATGGGCGGCAAGCCTGTCATGTGGAAGACCGGGCACTCGCTCATAAAGGCCAAGATGAAGGAGCTCGGCGCGGCCATGGCCGGCGAGATGAGCGGCCACATCTTTTTCGCGGACAGGTGGTTCGGCTTCGACGACGCCATCTACGCTTCCTGCAGGGTGGCCGAGATAGCCGCAAGGGAAAGGGCCGCAAACCCCGCATTCCGTTTCTCCTCCATGCTCGCGGGGCTTCCGGAGACGGTAGTCACCCCGGAGATAAGGATAGACTGCCCTGACGAGCTCAAGTTCCTGATAATCGAAAAGCTCGAAAAGGCCATCGGCCGGGGTTCGGACGATTTCCGGGTAAAGGACATTATCAAGATAGACGGCTTAAGGGTGAACTTCGAGGGCGGCTGGGCCCTTGTAAGGGCCTCGAACACCCAGCCTGTGCTGGTCTTGAGGTTCGAGGCAACGGATCAGGAGAAGCTCGATAAGGCAAAGGCCTTCATAAAGGAGCGGCTCGAGGCCGAAATGCCGGACGGCAGAGTAGAGCTTGAGGCATAA
- a CDS encoding peptidyl-prolyl cis-trans isomerase, whose protein sequence is MAGRGLPVKNGSGNALLKAVAFLFLLTLAAGCGSFKDDSGEVIIRVNGRSITAGEYRDALKRLVPSERSEEADEFIELKKELVAEIIEEELLLEEAEKAGVSVSAAELAAEVDLIKKEYGDASFKAAIESRYGSLGEWEEKIKRKLLVKKAIESITRQAKVSEKEARQYYEQHKEGFSRPEQVKARMIVVSSEEDAAEVRLRLSPENFAEVAKEVSLSPEGKEGGSLGYFGAGDMPNEFEAVVFSLKPGEISQVVKTEYGFHIFLLEEKRKGGPIPYPEVKARIVERLKNEKTAVLLDEWIAERKRASRIEIREGLL, encoded by the coding sequence ATGGCCGGCAGGGGTTTACCCGTTAAAAATGGCTCAGGGAACGCGCTTTTAAAGGCCGTTGCCTTCCTTTTCCTTTTGACCCTCGCCGCCGGGTGCGGCTCCTTCAAGGACGACTCCGGTGAGGTCATAATAAGGGTCAACGGGCGCTCGATAACAGCCGGGGAGTACAGGGACGCGCTGAAAAGGCTCGTGCCCTCGGAAAGGAGCGAAGAGGCGGACGAGTTCATAGAGCTCAAAAAGGAGCTCGTAGCCGAGATAATCGAAGAGGAGCTCCTCCTTGAGGAGGCCGAGAAGGCCGGCGTCTCCGTGAGCGCGGCCGAGCTCGCGGCAGAGGTAGACCTCATAAAAAAGGAATACGGCGACGCCTCGTTCAAGGCGGCCATAGAGTCGCGCTATGGCAGCCTCGGTGAATGGGAGGAGAAGATAAAAAGGAAGCTCCTGGTAAAGAAGGCCATAGAGTCGATAACAAGGCAGGCAAAGGTCTCCGAAAAGGAGGCCAGGCAATATTACGAGCAGCACAAGGAAGGGTTTTCGAGGCCCGAGCAGGTGAAGGCCAGGATGATAGTCGTCTCCTCCGAGGAGGACGCGGCAGAAGTGAGATTGAGGCTCAGCCCTGAAAACTTCGCCGAGGTCGCGAAGGAAGTCTCCCTGAGCCCTGAGGGCAAGGAGGGCGGAAGCCTCGGGTACTTCGGGGCGGGTGACATGCCGAACGAGTTCGAGGCCGTGGTCTTCAGCCTCAAGCCGGGGGAGATAAGCCAGGTGGTCAAGACGGAATACGGTTTCCACATATTCCTCCTTGAGGAAAAGAGAAAGGGCGGGCCGATCCCGTATCCGGAGGTCAAGGCCAGGATAGTCGAGCGCCTCAAAAACGAGAAGACCGCGGTCCTCCTGGACGAGTGGATAGCCGAGAGGAAGCGCGCTTCCAGGATAGAGATAAGGGAGGGGCTCCTGTGA
- a CDS encoding peptidyl-prolyl cis-trans isomerase translates to MRGFIAALAFTAMLLFPAQARPEVMDRIVAVINDSIITLSELKAATAVAMEKLGVEGGAIDPEKAREMEGGILDGLIEQRLVKQAADKAGIEVSEREIDNAVEDIKKQNRLSHEELLLALAGNGLTQKEYREQLKEQIRQVKFVNREFRSRISIQPEDIEDYYRRNIDDFQSPALYRLNIIFLPGKDKDVLARRLKLITGGLQAGEDFRDLASQYSEGPAASNGGDLGLLKSGELEPWLEEVALKLKPGEVSPAIERSEGVYLVRLSDFLPQSPRPLAEVRGEIQDRLFKKIMDERYAFWLNETRKFAHIEIRM, encoded by the coding sequence GTGAGAGGATTCATCGCCGCCCTGGCGTTTACCGCAATGCTGCTCTTCCCTGCCCAGGCGCGCCCGGAGGTGATGGACAGGATAGTGGCGGTCATAAACGACAGCATCATAACGCTTTCTGAGCTGAAGGCCGCCACCGCCGTGGCGATGGAGAAGCTCGGGGTTGAGGGCGGCGCGATCGACCCCGAAAAGGCCCGCGAGATGGAAGGCGGTATACTGGACGGGCTCATAGAGCAGAGGCTTGTGAAGCAGGCGGCCGACAAGGCCGGCATAGAGGTAAGCGAGCGCGAGATAGACAACGCCGTAGAAGACATAAAGAAGCAGAACAGGCTCAGCCATGAGGAGCTCCTCCTGGCCCTGGCCGGAAACGGGCTTACGCAAAAGGAGTACAGGGAGCAGCTAAAAGAGCAGATACGCCAGGTAAAGTTCGTGAACAGGGAGTTCAGGTCCAGGATATCCATCCAGCCCGAGGACATAGAGGACTACTATCGAAGGAACATAGACGACTTCCAGTCCCCCGCCCTTTACAGGCTCAATATCATATTCCTGCCCGGCAAAGATAAGGACGTCCTCGCGAGGCGCTTGAAACTCATAACTGGCGGCCTCCAGGCCGGGGAGGACTTCAGGGACCTGGCAAGCCAGTACTCCGAAGGGCCCGCGGCATCAAACGGAGGCGATCTGGGGCTCCTGAAATCCGGGGAGCTTGAGCCCTGGCTCGAGGAGGTCGCCTTGAAGCTTAAGCCTGGAGAGGTAAGTCCGGCAATCGAGAGGTCCGAGGGCGTTTACCTCGTCCGCCTCTCGGATTTCCTGCCGCAGTCCCCGAGGCCGCTCGCGGAGGTGAGGGGAGAGATACAGGACAGGCTTTTTAAAAAGATAATGGACGAGAGGTACGCTTTCTGGCTTAACGAGACAAGGAAGTTCGCGCATATAGAGATAAGGATGTAG
- a CDS encoding helix-turn-helix domain containing protein, translating into MGVNYADVIERMKWAARLKNDSAVARALEVTPQALSNYKKRGEMPSGLVLAFSERFGVGLDWLISGRGEVFKPGKAPLAGESPALYSLKGQAANVGSPEAEEAAYIMKLLKVLRSPDESHSRAIKSAIDTVLKASDKE; encoded by the coding sequence ATGGGCGTAAACTACGCGGATGTGATAGAGAGGATGAAGTGGGCTGCGCGCCTTAAGAACGACTCTGCCGTTGCGCGGGCCCTGGAGGTCACCCCGCAGGCGCTTTCCAATTACAAGAAGCGCGGAGAGATGCCCTCAGGGCTTGTGCTTGCATTTTCCGAGAGGTTCGGCGTGGGCCTCGACTGGCTTATAAGCGGCAGAGGCGAGGTCTTCAAGCCCGGAAAAGCCCCTTTGGCAGGCGAAAGCCCGGCCCTTTACTCCCTTAAGGGGCAGGCCGCGAACGTTGGCTCGCCCGAGGCGGAAGAGGCCGCCTATATAATGAAACTCCTCAAGGTCCTCCGAAGCCCGGATGAGTCCCATTCGAGGGCCATAAAGTCGGCCATAGACACGGTCTTGAAAGCATCTGACAAGGAATAG
- the tadA gene encoding tRNA adenosine(34) deaminase TadA, producing MSIKLDEAFMAKALREAHKAALKGEVPVGAIIVREGRVIARAHNLRETKADPSAHAELLAIRSAARKLKTWRLSGATMYVTLEPCLMCMGAIVLARIPRLVFGPLDPKAGASGSLYDIPTDTRLNHRVHVTGGVLASESEEVLKSFFRKLRQEKRSRKGIA from the coding sequence TTGAGCATAAAGCTGGACGAGGCCTTCATGGCAAAGGCCCTCAGGGAGGCCCATAAGGCTGCCCTTAAGGGAGAGGTCCCGGTGGGCGCAATCATCGTCCGCGAGGGGCGCGTCATAGCCAGGGCTCACAACCTGAGGGAGACGAAGGCCGACCCGTCCGCGCATGCCGAGCTTCTGGCGATAAGGAGCGCGGCAAGGAAGCTCAAGACCTGGAGGCTATCCGGCGCGACCATGTACGTCACGCTCGAGCCCTGCCTCATGTGCATGGGGGCCATTGTGCTCGCCCGGATACCGAGGCTCGTATTCGGCCCGCTTGACCCCAAGGCGGGCGCTTCAGGCTCGCTCTACGATATCCCAACGGATACGCGGCTGAACCACAGGGTCCATGTGACCGGAGGGGTGCTCGCCTCTGAATCCGAAGAGGTCTTAAAGTCTTTTTTCAGGAAGCTAAGGCAGGAGAAGCGCTCCAGGAAGGGGATCGCTTAA